The Streptomyces sp. Mut1 genome window below encodes:
- a CDS encoding class I SAM-dependent methyltransferase encodes MTPTAERVRQTPYVELLAMLGESNLPPGGLATVRTLAQNLHLRPGLRALHAGCNAGFLSREMARRTGVEVVGVDISPAMAEAARLRAKEEDLHDLVSHECQDMRRLTFADETFDVVFSGGALAFVRGHDQAVAEMIRVTKQFGLIGDTQLYYAQEPPAGLLDRVSEIIEVPVPQYSREYWTDLYRTDLLQPYWREDTEAGSVDDADVEAYARRMTGSRAADWSEEAQEALYTRLLHIFRTFNENMKYLRCTNYAYRRLRADSEPALFV; translated from the coding sequence ATGACCCCGACCGCCGAACGGGTTCGGCAGACCCCGTACGTGGAGCTCCTCGCGATGCTCGGCGAGTCCAACCTGCCACCGGGCGGTCTGGCGACCGTACGCACCCTCGCGCAGAACCTGCACCTGAGACCCGGGCTCCGCGCCCTGCACGCCGGCTGCAACGCCGGCTTCCTCAGCCGTGAGATGGCACGCCGCACCGGCGTCGAGGTCGTCGGGGTGGACATCTCCCCGGCGATGGCGGAAGCGGCCCGGCTGCGGGCCAAGGAGGAGGACCTGCACGATCTGGTCAGCCACGAGTGCCAGGACATGCGCCGGCTCACCTTCGCCGACGAAACCTTCGACGTGGTGTTCTCCGGCGGAGCCCTCGCCTTCGTACGCGGCCACGACCAGGCCGTCGCCGAGATGATCCGGGTCACCAAACAGTTCGGCCTCATCGGCGACACGCAGCTGTACTACGCCCAGGAACCGCCCGCCGGGCTGCTGGACCGGGTCTCGGAGATCATCGAGGTGCCGGTGCCGCAGTACAGCCGCGAATACTGGACCGACCTCTACCGCACCGACCTGCTCCAGCCGTACTGGCGGGAGGACACCGAGGCGGGGAGCGTCGACGACGCCGACGTCGAGGCCTACGCCCGCCGCATGACCGGATCACGCGCCGCCGACTGGTCCGAAGAGGCACAGGAAGCGCTGTACACCCGGCTGCTGCACATCTTCCGCACCTTCAACGAGAACATGAAGTACCTGCGCTGCACCAACTACGCCTACCGGCGGCTGCGCGCGGACAGCGAACCCGCCCTGTTCGTGTGA
- a CDS encoding phosphotransferase, which produces MTRLVWDSLPDAIRRRVAGRIGSEIVHEAPAVGGFSPGMASVLTGADGRSAFVKAVSAEQNSYSPELYRREAALHAGLPQGLPAPTLMWSFDYEDWSVLAFAPVHGAVPPLPWKRAHLLAVLDTVRGLTAPDPDSPLPGVDELFREELTGWRSLAAAEAVAGTHRPTGTPGFVAEDPWLRRHLDRLIRLEESWEDAARGHGLLHADLRADNVLLTEAEDRPSAVTGSSEGSVVLVDWAYACRGATVFDLVYLLLGAVEAGGCRPEDVLSAGSGLLRKDEHDAAAVLLAAFTGWFTWLKTLPPVPGLPALRPFQARMAAAGRSCLTASGVIH; this is translated from the coding sequence ATGACCCGCCTGGTGTGGGACAGCCTTCCCGACGCGATCCGCAGGCGCGTGGCCGGGCGGATAGGGTCCGAGATCGTGCACGAGGCACCGGCCGTCGGCGGGTTCTCGCCCGGCATGGCCTCGGTGCTCACCGGCGCGGACGGGCGCTCGGCCTTCGTCAAGGCGGTGTCCGCCGAACAGAACAGCTACAGCCCGGAGCTCTACCGGCGCGAAGCCGCACTCCACGCCGGCCTTCCCCAGGGCCTGCCCGCACCCACCCTCATGTGGTCCTTCGACTACGAGGACTGGTCGGTGCTGGCCTTCGCCCCCGTCCACGGCGCTGTTCCGCCGCTGCCGTGGAAGCGCGCACACCTGCTGGCGGTGCTCGACACCGTACGCGGCCTGACCGCCCCGGACCCGGACTCCCCGCTGCCCGGCGTGGACGAGCTGTTCCGCGAAGAGCTGACGGGCTGGCGCAGTCTGGCCGCGGCGGAGGCCGTCGCCGGAACGCACCGCCCCACCGGCACACCCGGCTTCGTGGCCGAGGACCCGTGGCTGCGCCGCCACCTCGACCGCCTGATCCGCCTGGAGGAGAGCTGGGAGGACGCCGCGAGAGGCCACGGCCTGCTGCACGCGGACCTCCGGGCCGACAACGTGCTGCTGACGGAGGCCGAGGACCGGCCCTCCGCCGTCACGGGAAGCTCCGAGGGGAGTGTGGTGCTGGTCGACTGGGCCTACGCCTGCCGGGGCGCCACCGTCTTCGACCTCGTCTACCTGCTGCTGGGCGCCGTGGAAGCGGGCGGCTGCCGCCCCGAGGACGTCCTGTCCGCCGGTTCCGGGCTGCTGCGCAAGGACGAGCACGATGCCGCCGCGGTGCTGCTCGCCGCCTTCACGGGCTGGTTCACCTGGCTCAAGACCCTCCCCCCGGTACCGGGCCTGCCGGCCCTGCGCCCGTTCCAGGCCCGCATGGCGGCGGCGGGCCGCAGCTGCCTCACCGCTTCGGGCGTCATCCACTGA
- a CDS encoding rhamnulokinase gives MPNHTFAAADLGATSGRVIVGRVGHGVLDISEVHRFPNTPVLLPDGLRWNVLALYQGILDGLRASDQVDSVGIDTWAVDYGLLDADGALAGQPFHYRDSRTDGVAAREVWPRVPAAEMYRITGLQHLPFNTVHQLAAGAGSAQLGSARRLLLMPDLFTYWLTGSVGAEETNASTTGLFDAHTGTWSGTVIDRLGIDAGLLPPLRAPGDPAGTLLPHVAAHTGQSPGTPVTTVASHDTASAVVAVPATGRDFAYISCGTWSLAGLELDAPVVTEASREANFTNERGVDGTIRYLRNIMGMWLLEECRRAWSRQGLPAGLPRLLADAARARPFASLVDADSPEFLAPGDMPERVRAYCRRTGQPVPHGQGELVRCILESLALAHRGTLRRAAELAGRDITHIHMVGGGSRNELLCQFTADATGLPVVAGPAEATALGNILVQARAQGLVGDLPAMRRLLTATQKLRRYTPGAERAAWAAAASRMAVVRGSGQPGRTAVE, from the coding sequence ATGCCCAACCACACCTTCGCCGCCGCCGACCTGGGTGCCACGAGTGGCCGGGTCATCGTGGGCCGTGTCGGCCACGGCGTTCTCGACATCAGCGAGGTCCACCGCTTCCCCAACACCCCGGTCCTCCTGCCGGACGGCCTGCGCTGGAACGTACTGGCTCTGTACCAGGGCATCCTCGACGGGCTGCGGGCGAGCGATCAGGTCGATTCGGTGGGCATCGACACCTGGGCGGTCGACTACGGTCTGCTGGACGCCGACGGCGCCTTGGCCGGGCAGCCGTTCCACTACCGGGACAGCCGCACCGACGGTGTCGCCGCCCGCGAGGTGTGGCCGCGTGTCCCGGCTGCGGAGATGTACCGGATCACCGGCCTCCAGCACCTGCCCTTCAACACCGTCCATCAGTTGGCGGCCGGTGCCGGAAGCGCTCAACTGGGTTCGGCGCGGAGACTGTTGCTGATGCCGGACCTGTTCACCTACTGGCTCACGGGTTCTGTCGGCGCGGAGGAGACGAACGCTTCGACCACCGGCCTGTTCGACGCTCACACCGGCACGTGGTCCGGGACCGTCATCGACCGGTTGGGAATCGATGCCGGCCTCCTGCCTCCGCTCCGCGCGCCGGGCGACCCGGCCGGGACCCTGCTCCCCCACGTCGCCGCCCATACCGGGCAGTCCCCCGGGACCCCGGTGACGACGGTCGCCTCGCACGACACGGCGTCGGCGGTCGTCGCCGTGCCCGCGACCGGCCGGGACTTCGCCTACATCTCGTGCGGGACGTGGTCGCTGGCCGGTCTCGAACTCGACGCGCCCGTCGTGACGGAGGCCTCCCGGGAGGCGAACTTCACGAACGAGCGCGGGGTGGACGGCACCATCCGCTACCTGCGCAACATCATGGGGATGTGGCTGCTGGAGGAGTGCCGCCGCGCCTGGTCGCGGCAAGGGCTGCCGGCGGGTCTCCCCCGCCTCCTCGCCGACGCCGCGCGGGCGCGGCCGTTCGCCTCTCTCGTGGACGCCGACTCGCCCGAGTTCCTGGCCCCGGGCGACATGCCGGAACGCGTCCGCGCGTACTGCCGGCGCACCGGCCAGCCCGTGCCGCACGGGCAGGGCGAACTCGTGCGGTGCATCCTCGAATCGTTGGCGCTGGCCCACCGCGGGACGTTGCGGCGGGCCGCCGAGCTCGCCGGCCGGGACATCACCCACATCCACATGGTCGGCGGCGGCTCGCGGAACGAGCTGCTGTGCCAGTTCACCGCCGATGCCACCGGGCTTCCCGTCGTCGCGGGGCCGGCCGAGGCCACCGCCCTCGGCAACATCCTCGTACAGGCACGCGCCCAGGGACTGGTCGGCGACCTCCCCGCCATGCGGCGCCTCCTCACCGCCACCCAGAAGCTCCGCCGCTACACGCCAGGCGCGGAGCGGGCGGCGTGGGCGGCGGCTGCTTCCAGGATGGCCGTCGTCCGGGGCAGCGGGCAACCTGGTCGCACGGCTGTGGAATGA
- a CDS encoding NAD-dependent epimerase/dehydratase family protein, protein MGMAILVIGGGVFIGRHLVQEAVRRGHRVTVLNRGLSTGPLPPGVTWLRGDRADGFDAVRSTRWDTVVDTCAYQPAQVERSARELDCGVYALISTISVYRDFGAPTPVTAPTVPARRTGLLDGASYGELKAGCEAALTAARGSGRSLVVRPGLVAGPHDVSSRRRYGNPARPSPTHLHYDRFAGRFPYWPWRFTRGGDVALPGTPDDPFQVLDVRDLAEWTTDLVEDGTTGVFNAVGPQSTWGALARACARRGPGRPVWVPEDSLVAAGVAPHTGLPMWAPTGTGTAWFSRVPAGERPAAKRSLDETVGSVADWLDEAAPDPEQFLGGGEIDMTTERILLESARTGAATGTGGTR, encoded by the coding sequence ATGGGCATGGCCATTCTCGTCATCGGCGGCGGTGTCTTCATCGGCCGCCACCTCGTCCAGGAGGCGGTGAGGCGCGGACACCGGGTCACCGTACTGAACCGGGGCCTCAGCACCGGCCCCCTGCCGCCCGGCGTGACCTGGCTGCGCGGCGACCGGGCCGACGGCTTCGACGCGGTGCGCTCCACCCGGTGGGACACGGTCGTCGACACCTGCGCCTACCAGCCCGCCCAGGTCGAGCGCAGCGCCCGGGAACTGGACTGCGGCGTCTATGCGTTGATCTCCACGATCTCCGTGTACCGGGATTTCGGCGCCCCCACACCCGTGACCGCCCCCACGGTGCCCGCCCGGCGGACCGGCCTTCTGGACGGGGCCTCGTACGGGGAGCTCAAGGCGGGGTGCGAGGCGGCCCTCACCGCCGCGCGGGGGAGCGGACGCAGCCTGGTGGTGCGGCCGGGCCTGGTGGCCGGTCCGCACGACGTGTCCAGCAGACGCCGCTACGGGAACCCGGCCCGTCCCTCGCCCACACATCTGCACTACGACCGCTTCGCGGGCCGCTTCCCCTACTGGCCCTGGCGTTTCACGCGGGGCGGCGACGTCGCGCTCCCGGGAACGCCGGACGACCCGTTCCAGGTGCTGGACGTGCGGGACCTCGCGGAGTGGACGACGGACCTGGTGGAGGACGGCACGACCGGGGTGTTCAACGCGGTCGGGCCGCAGAGCACCTGGGGCGCACTCGCGCGGGCGTGCGCCCGCCGCGGGCCCGGCCGGCCCGTCTGGGTGCCCGAGGACAGCCTCGTCGCCGCCGGGGTGGCGCCCCACACCGGCCTGCCGATGTGGGCGCCCACCGGCACCGGCACGGCCTGGTTCTCCCGGGTGCCCGCCGGCGAACGCCCCGCGGCGAAGCGGTCCCTGGACGAGACCGTGGGCTCGGTCGCCGACTGGCTGGACGAGGCGGCGCCGGACCCGGAGCAGTTCCTCGGCGGCGGAGAGATCGACATGACGACGGAACGAATCCTGCTGGAAAGCGCCCGCACGGGAGCGGCGACCGGTACGGGAGGGACGCGATGA
- a CDS encoding amino acid--tRNA ligase-related protein — MTETIASSQLAVSPPHSWRIPDTHFEEVLKHPWYRAVVELTDVFHFATVDFWRQRGVRAMYLPITTGSVSSPMGLGSDSSPVKVSVEGVPTYLADSMQFLLEYGCRLAEGGCYYVMPSFRGEAMDERHLCQFFHSEAEIVGDLDDVKTVVQDYLRHLARALLEHCPDTVRDAAGGTGHLTALAEDDVFTSLTFRDAVKLLGDDPRYVTEVAPGSRCLTHAGEREIMARLGEFTWVTHHDLLSVPFYQATAQDDPGAARNGDLLFGIGETVGCGERHATADAVREALRLHQVEESEYAWYLRMRELRPLRTSGFGLGVERFLLWALRHDDIRDLPLLLRINGQQVNP, encoded by the coding sequence GTGACCGAGACGATCGCGTCGTCCCAGCTGGCCGTGTCACCCCCGCACTCATGGCGGATCCCGGACACACACTTCGAAGAGGTACTGAAACACCCCTGGTACCGCGCCGTCGTCGAACTGACCGACGTCTTCCACTTCGCGACCGTCGACTTCTGGCGGCAGCGCGGCGTGCGCGCGATGTACCTCCCGATCACCACCGGATCCGTCTCCAGCCCCATGGGCCTCGGCAGCGACTCCAGCCCCGTCAAGGTCTCCGTCGAGGGCGTCCCCACCTACCTGGCCGACTCCATGCAGTTCCTGCTGGAGTACGGCTGCCGCCTCGCCGAGGGCGGCTGCTACTACGTGATGCCCTCGTTCCGCGGCGAAGCGATGGACGAACGCCACCTCTGCCAGTTCTTCCACAGCGAGGCCGAGATCGTCGGCGACCTGGACGACGTCAAGACCGTGGTCCAGGACTACCTGCGCCACCTGGCCCGCGCGCTCCTCGAGCACTGCCCCGACACCGTCCGCGACGCCGCGGGCGGCACCGGCCACCTCACCGCCCTGGCCGAGGACGACGTCTTCACCTCCCTCACCTTCCGTGACGCCGTCAAGCTCCTCGGGGACGACCCGAGGTACGTGACCGAGGTGGCACCCGGCAGCCGATGTCTCACCCACGCGGGCGAACGCGAGATCATGGCCCGGCTCGGCGAGTTCACCTGGGTCACCCACCACGACCTGCTCTCCGTCCCCTTCTACCAGGCGACCGCTCAGGACGACCCCGGCGCGGCACGCAACGGCGACCTCCTCTTCGGCATCGGTGAGACCGTCGGCTGCGGCGAACGCCACGCCACCGCCGACGCCGTGCGCGAGGCCCTGCGCCTCCACCAGGTCGAGGAGTCCGAGTACGCCTGGTACCTGCGGATGCGGGAACTGCGCCCCCTGCGCACCTCCGGCTTCGGCCTCGGAGTCGAACGGTTCCTGCTCTGGGCACTGCGCCACGACGACATCCGCGACCTCCCGCTGCTCCTGCGCATCAACGGACAACAGGTCAACCCGTGA
- a CDS encoding SMI1/KNR4 family protein, translated as MSVGSDSITAVTDFDDLVQRVARRAASDSKSLPGPVGGAQIAEAEEQLGCALHPLLARLYREVADGGFGPDYRLLPLLGPGSVVGEYLTRREESAGAEHPVWPAGVVPILTWGCAMYAGVDCLSGEGQVLLFEPNAYSGGSWERCWFLDSPGLAAWLETWLAGTGWFEEDAYDGDDTVEPQPWDPAASRLSSGA; from the coding sequence ATGTCAGTGGGCTCTGACAGCATCACGGCCGTGACCGACTTTGATGACCTCGTGCAACGCGTCGCCCGGCGGGCCGCATCGGACAGCAAGAGCCTTCCCGGGCCTGTCGGCGGGGCCCAGATCGCGGAGGCCGAGGAGCAGTTGGGCTGCGCGCTGCATCCTCTGCTTGCGCGCCTGTATCGCGAGGTTGCCGATGGCGGGTTCGGTCCTGACTATCGGTTGCTGCCGCTGCTCGGGCCGGGCAGTGTCGTCGGCGAATATCTGACGCGGCGTGAGGAGTCCGCCGGGGCGGAGCACCCGGTGTGGCCCGCAGGCGTTGTACCCATCCTGACCTGGGGCTGTGCGATGTACGCAGGCGTCGACTGTCTCAGCGGAGAGGGGCAGGTCCTGCTCTTCGAGCCGAACGCGTACAGCGGCGGATCGTGGGAGCGGTGTTGGTTCCTCGACTCCCCCGGCCTCGCGGCGTGGCTGGAGACGTGGCTCGCGGGGACGGGCTGGTTCGAGGAGGACGCCTACGACGGGGACGACACCGTCGAACCCCAGCCGTGGGACCCGGCCGCGAGCCGGCTGTCGTCCGGCGCGTAG
- a CDS encoding B12-binding domain-containing radical SAM protein: MRVLLVAGLGPTFKNSTYLNGTLLDRENGDANAADYLRGTELAGLRLSRLGFRHGGVDYPLLRPRRTTVPHLTTFTLERILEQAGADYDHFDTLNLWDQDDPQPPGGDYEAVLLSTSYIWNNAALRTAVGWIGRHFPGVPLLLGGQYSNLKYASVMRDFPTVDIIVRGDSEEALPALLHALAARAPLDGIPNLVLRPDPGIRGAEPGRPGWYATGFEYIDLDAHPSPMPRGRFPVIPYESMRGCPFTCKFCSFPAASPKWRYKSAQKIHDDWAAYAEQCGAGFIKAMDSTFTVPPTRLRELLRLLPGLGVEWEGYSRANVIKTPELVDQLAAAHCRFLSLGFESMSDNTLKHMDKKVNRKQNLQAFRLLSSGGLGYRCSFMAGYPGETPDDYAQTHAFLTEEYRGHFMLSVFSISDETMPLWQDRERLRIEVHDPHDPDYSWSHIGMDVHEARSLNHRTLTDVRRKNDGAVLMLWQADFEHWLVPHLGTPENLAIEKSVERIGMAPVDHPDPAGGAAAIRENLSRLARYGVHLYPEGVLRGRSLLEARV, from the coding sequence ATGCGGGTACTTCTGGTGGCCGGACTCGGGCCCACCTTCAAGAACTCCACCTACCTGAACGGCACCCTGCTCGACCGGGAGAACGGCGACGCGAACGCCGCGGACTACCTCCGCGGCACCGAACTCGCCGGCCTCCGGCTCAGCCGCCTGGGATTCCGCCACGGCGGCGTGGACTACCCGCTGCTCCGCCCCCGGCGGACCACCGTGCCGCATCTGACCACCTTCACCCTCGAACGCATCCTGGAACAGGCCGGCGCCGACTACGACCACTTCGACACCCTCAACCTGTGGGACCAGGACGACCCCCAGCCGCCGGGAGGCGACTACGAGGCCGTCCTGCTCTCCACCAGCTACATCTGGAACAACGCCGCGCTGCGGACCGCCGTCGGCTGGATCGGACGCCACTTCCCCGGCGTACCGCTCCTCCTCGGCGGCCAGTACAGCAACCTCAAGTACGCCTCCGTGATGCGGGACTTCCCCACGGTCGACATCATCGTGCGCGGCGACTCGGAGGAGGCCCTGCCGGCCCTGCTCCACGCACTGGCCGCCCGCGCACCCCTGGACGGCATCCCCAACCTGGTCCTGCGCCCCGACCCCGGCATCCGCGGCGCGGAACCGGGCCGCCCCGGCTGGTACGCCACCGGGTTCGAGTACATCGACCTGGACGCGCACCCCTCACCGATGCCGCGCGGACGGTTCCCCGTCATCCCGTACGAGTCCATGCGGGGCTGCCCCTTCACCTGCAAGTTCTGCTCGTTCCCCGCCGCCAGCCCCAAGTGGCGCTACAAGTCCGCACAGAAGATCCACGACGACTGGGCGGCCTACGCCGAACAGTGCGGGGCCGGCTTCATCAAGGCCATGGACTCCACCTTCACCGTGCCGCCCACCCGGCTGCGGGAACTGCTGAGACTGCTGCCGGGGCTCGGCGTCGAGTGGGAGGGCTACAGCAGGGCCAACGTCATCAAGACCCCCGAACTCGTCGACCAGCTCGCCGCCGCACACTGCCGCTTCCTGTCGCTCGGCTTCGAGTCGATGAGCGACAACACCCTGAAGCACATGGACAAGAAGGTCAACCGGAAGCAGAACCTCCAGGCCTTCCGCCTCCTCAGCTCCGGCGGACTCGGCTACCGCTGCTCCTTCATGGCGGGATACCCGGGGGAGACCCCCGACGACTACGCCCAGACCCACGCGTTCCTCACCGAGGAGTACCGGGGCCACTTCATGCTCAGCGTGTTCAGCATCTCGGACGAGACGATGCCGCTGTGGCAGGACCGCGAACGGCTCCGGATCGAGGTCCACGACCCACACGACCCCGACTACTCCTGGTCGCACATCGGCATGGACGTACACGAGGCGAGGAGCCTGAACCACCGCACGCTGACGGACGTCCGCCGGAAGAACGACGGTGCCGTACTCATGCTGTGGCAGGCCGACTTCGAACACTGGCTGGTACCCCACCTGGGCACGCCGGAGAACCTGGCCATCGAGAAGAGCGTGGAGCGCATCGGCATGGCTCCCGTCGACCACCCGGACCCCGCGGGAGGCGCGGCGGCGATCAGGGAGAACCTCTCCCGCCTGGCGCGCTACGGCGTCCACCTCTACCCCGAGGGCGTGCTCCGGGGCCGTTCCCTGCTGGAGGCCCGGGTCTGA
- a CDS encoding SMI1/KNR4 family protein produces the protein MDPRIPRLRRKLAAIPYHPRRSHSFGEERHTFSLGPRPAEARLAAFETGHGIVLPDAYRQFLTHIGGSGAAPFYGLLPLERCSLLVMNPRGEPGAPRGFEHAGRAAHEGDLFLHIIEMGCTDVCVIAVTGPLSGRVLTGNGDGFWGPDVSSATDFLDWYERWLDHMGAGCDNRALELTSPRLRARSDSPGTAL, from the coding sequence ATGGATCCCCGCATACCCCGCCTGCGACGCAAGCTGGCCGCGATCCCGTACCATCCCCGGCGCAGCCACTCCTTCGGAGAGGAGCGACACACGTTCAGTCTCGGTCCGAGGCCGGCCGAAGCGCGCCTCGCCGCGTTCGAGACCGGGCACGGCATCGTCCTGCCCGACGCCTATCGGCAGTTCCTCACACACATCGGCGGCTCAGGAGCAGCGCCGTTCTACGGCCTCCTGCCGCTGGAGCGGTGTTCCCTGCTGGTCATGAACCCCCGCGGGGAACCAGGAGCACCTCGCGGCTTCGAACACGCAGGACGGGCGGCACATGAAGGCGACCTCTTCCTCCACATCATCGAGATGGGCTGCACCGACGTCTGCGTCATCGCGGTGACGGGCCCCCTCAGCGGCCGCGTCCTGACCGGCAACGGGGACGGGTTCTGGGGCCCTGACGTTTCCTCCGCCACCGACTTCCTCGACTGGTACGAACGCTGGCTCGACCACATGGGCGCCGGGTGTGACAACAGAGCCTTGGAACTGACCTCACCCCGGCTTCGTGCCCGTTCGGACAGCCCTGGAACGGCTCTGTGA
- a CDS encoding GNAT family N-acetyltransferase yields MTITYEWRGDVDNTALNQLHAEGFGGPAGQTDWRARLQRHSLGWVCAWEDHRLVGFVNIAWDGGVHAFALDTVVAGRNRSNGVGAALLGVAAEQCRAAGCEWLHVDFEEHLRPFYFDACGFGETTAGLLAL; encoded by the coding sequence ATGACGATCACCTATGAGTGGCGCGGCGACGTCGACAACACAGCTCTCAACCAACTGCACGCCGAAGGGTTCGGTGGCCCGGCCGGGCAGACGGACTGGCGTGCAAGGCTTCAGCGTCACAGCCTCGGTTGGGTCTGCGCCTGGGAGGATCACCGCCTGGTCGGCTTCGTCAACATCGCCTGGGACGGCGGCGTCCACGCGTTCGCTCTGGACACGGTCGTAGCCGGGCGAAACCGTTCGAACGGAGTGGGAGCCGCGCTGCTCGGGGTGGCTGCTGAGCAATGCCGAGCCGCGGGGTGCGAATGGCTGCACGTCGACTTCGAAGAGCACTTGAGACCGTTCTACTTCGACGCCTGCGGTTTCGGAGAGACGACGGCGGGACTGCTGGCCTTGTGA
- a CDS encoding MarR family winged helix-turn-helix transcriptional regulator has protein sequence MTAQQVSDAELAGQPAAYWTGVAYEALIAYTRARQAEKGYTQPQFWLLRNLSANDISPDGEGMTLPELRKAMTSYIRPEDDLAAEAEGLLERGWLTRDAEDRLWLTSEGEQARVDLARNAPAIRAALHEGIDDTDYVTAVKVLQQLIRNANGAVA, from the coding sequence ATGACGGCACAGCAGGTCTCCGACGCCGAACTCGCCGGACAGCCCGCCGCGTACTGGACCGGTGTCGCCTACGAGGCGCTCATCGCGTACACCCGCGCCCGGCAGGCCGAAAAGGGTTACACCCAGCCCCAGTTCTGGCTGCTGCGCAATCTGTCGGCGAACGACATCTCGCCCGACGGTGAAGGGATGACCCTGCCCGAGCTGCGGAAGGCAATGACCTCCTACATCCGTCCCGAGGACGACCTGGCGGCGGAGGCGGAGGGGCTCCTTGAACGCGGCTGGCTGACCCGGGACGCCGAGGACCGGCTGTGGCTCACCTCGGAAGGGGAACAGGCCCGCGTCGATCTGGCCCGCAACGCCCCCGCGATCCGCGCCGCCCTCCATGAGGGCATCGACGACACGGACTACGTCACCGCGGTGAAGGTGCTCCAGCAGCTGATCCGGAACGCGAATGGGGCAGTCGCCTGA